From one Pieris brassicae chromosome 5, ilPieBrab1.1, whole genome shotgun sequence genomic stretch:
- the LOC123709620 gene encoding uncharacterized protein LOC123709620 isoform X3 yields MNGRSDASTSTDDVLKGQPLCLFYFTHPFGVVSPEPPLVTAPPSHLARCFANTPFSTSTPDYCSDSTPLDELLRRDSFSSLLSSSLWLSSGSGERRVLPCHRLPPLRLPSPPPVPTPPKALAPAPPDRVFLPPIQLSLGAPDADREWFRDVTKRPKLSGVRRMLTGLVRRNIEGGTRRRRRRASPGVGRASPSLRRASPALREALRVLRDAWPSPAPLRLRFRGSGDERSTGASGEDSGDTVENTGRDTENQSQAQAMWWGGASPGLLRRRYSVPETIMRKYRLAQQRTEWEEESARESAPACGRCTGECGGVAVGDMRKSALLRVWGRAEQSRCRCGATRSLDGSRCELRQSSRCVTPKRPRLDALSRSPDPTLRLTSSAYSNKSTKSSETALFSTDTSSNFRQKILTNPTDTFSEEYSFTEPSDPTSMPTAKEIPIRTSELREVSSSGSHIDGRVSEDTLNAENEDCNVLPYNQPLSIDTQQYEILEIVVSETLNVQQSRDLNYEGLSSPVRNTTIKSKKIPNINIDEYVSNILVESLNSLTDQLESINASMGYEKRLNIVEKEIKVKLQNTGVNTIVHLSPTSNNQIIFGNEELCNNDGRLGIENDVRNESSVHIRDSALSVETNNNLTSAESVRDNNGNGGRQEPDGFLTVTNNDSVNKAILQQIQKLFKDEFKKSGGEKVISHTQTSNVDIDLNKNIGTHTNSESNNSATSLTQMPSNSKSLEVLGGVGARNYYEDVEENTLIPRLSALPHSDSMEVNTSSSDDTDMLGSECASLVDSLDDPNSPRCALLRRSRASTHRADLVRSAIDVLDLLPENAQNGVNSPKEKGESFFVRIKDGDCDCEKENMIVADHMPETIKQRLFRRHRKREQRMECVKRTKVKQLRRDVRNKQNEDYKFRKEIEKECFAIVNALIDDVIAKIVQNEYKNLRIKQQSYNVLAAKSEENLSRKSNKKEKQSLQSNKSRMIHSQSCSEYIDKKLQKLNQQQHVKSSVDLPPTVVEPKPKRIYQKSEIYDGSKCIEILEILEYANTSQNSSDTTNSDENHNNFIIKSKKSRIPIPVYERIERLPKSSSQKKYKNDCSRSQSPQTRERNQKTKQLLASMLFDAFAGDSGPAQDTSHRRPPVPCETRARSNSLRFHNPFDIIPEEKSSLSMESTGEESAGRRASAPSLADDTSIEFNEKPKAQERLQTPKLPTKYLKNAGTSPMPELKQPQKHVGTATSPSRKSAATSPRRPPPAAGYEKRKSVTTQCDETVKTIKSDTESNNVRKIKSHNCLNNHTKAPQKQTRPKCEREKYKSSAQSVGCDAASEESSSSGESDAALVSPAWLATRRRRRAPPATRLGEWAVTVAGSCAAALPNDVEMRLRFPDPRPSRHNPHPASPPRPAHRLSESCTMGSERARRGSERLTLTVKKEASDSSVVASKSMKKSRDLLPELQETFRASRTDTRSSLKTRRGCSLHCWLPEEDSASIRARGDSNGSLCVSGRGIVPERKPPRAPSIRTRRYPSDMRY; encoded by the exons ATGAATGGAAGATCTGATGCGTCAACATCGACAGATGACGTGCTGAAG GGTCAGCCGCTGTGTCTGTTTTACTTCACGCACCCATTTGGCGTGGTGTCTCCGGAGCCACCGTTGGTAACAGCGCCGCCGTCGCACTTGGCGCGCTGCTTTGCCAACACGCCTTTTAGCACCTCAACGCCGGACTACTGCTCCGACTCTACGCCGCTTGACGAGCTGCTGCGCCGGGACTCTTTCTCCTCGCTGCTCTCCAGCTCGTTATGGCTGAGTTCGGGGAGCGGCGAGCGGCGCGTGCTACCGTGCCACAGACTTCCGCCATTGCGATTGCCCTCCCCGCCGCCTGTTCCAACGCCGCCCAAAGCCCTCGCTCCCGCACCGCCCGACAGAGTTTTCTTGCCCCCGATACAACTTTCCCTTGGAGCTCCCGACGCAGATCGGGAATGGTTTAGGGATGTGACTAAACGGCCAAAGCTCAGTGGCGTACGCAGGATGCTGACCGGGTTGGTGCGCAGAAATATTGAAG GCGGGACAAGACGGCGTCGTCGACGAGCATCGCCTGGTGTGGGACGAGCGTCTCCATCTTTACGACGAGCATCGCCGGCGTTGAGGGAGGCTTTGCGGGTGCTGAGGGACGCCTGGCCATCGCCTGCGCCACTGCGGCTCCG TTTCAGAGGTTCCGGTGACGAACGCAGCACCGGCGCAAGCGGAGAAGATAGTGGTGATACAGTAGAAAACACTGGTAGAGACACAGAGAATCAAAGCCAGGCGCAGGCTATGTGGTGGGGTGGCGCATCCCCCGGCCTGCTGCGGCGCCGCTACTCTGTTCCCGAGACTATAATGAGgaa ATATCGGTTGGCTCAACAGCGCACTGAGTGGGAAGAGGAAAGTGCGCGGGAGTCGGCGCCGGCATGTGGGCGGTGCACGGGTGAATGCGGAGGCGTCGCTGTGGGTGACATGCGAAAGTCTGCCTTATTACGAGTGTGGGGTCGCGCCGAGCAGTCGCGCTGCCGTTGCGGCGCCACGCGCTCTCTCGACGGATCCCGATGCGAGCTAAGACAGTCGTCACGCTGCGTTACTCCTAAACGGCCCCGTCTCGATGCTTTATCACGCTCTCCCGATCCAACCCTAAGACTCACATCTAGTGCATATTCCAATAAATCTACGAAAAGTTCAGAAACAGCGCTATTTTCAACTGATACCAGTTCTAATTTTCGACAGAAAATTCTAACAAATCCCACTGATACATTTTCCGAAGAATACTCGTTCACAGAACCGTCTGACCCTACGTCAATGCCAACCGCTAAAGAGATCCCTATTCGAACCAGCGAACTACGTGAAGTGTCATCGAGCGGCAGTCATATTGATGGTCGTGTCAGCGAGGACACGCTCAACGCGGAAAATGAAGATTGCAATGTCCTCCCTTACAACCAGCCTCTGTCCATCGATACACAACAATATGAGATTCTTGAAATCGTGGTTTCGGAGACGTTAAACGTCCAACAGAGCCGGGATTTAAATTATGAAGGCTTGTCGAGTCCAGTCAGAAATACGACTATCAAAAGTAAGAAAATTCCAAATATCAATATAGATGAGTATGTATCTAATATATTAGTTGAAAGTTTGAATTCACTTACTGACCAATTAGAGTCTATAAACGCTTCCATGGGATATGAAAAAAGACTAAACATTGTTGAGAAAGAAATCAAAGTAAAGTTACAAAATACAGGGGTTAACACAATTGTCCACCTTAGTCCTACTTCTAATAATCAAATCATATTTGGGAATGAAGAACTTTGTAATAATGATGGTAGACTAGGAATCGAGAATGACGTGAGAAATGAGAGCAGCGTTCATATAAGAGACAGTGCATTAAGCGTTGAGACGAATAATAATCTTACCTCAGCAGAGAGTGTTAGGGATAACAACGGCAACGGTGGTCGGCAGGAACCAGATGGCTTTTTGACTGTTACCAACAATGACTCCGTTAACAAAGCAATTTTACAGCAGATACAGAAACTTTTTAAAGATGAATTTAAAAAGAGTGGGGGTGAGAAAGTAATTTCTCATACACAAACATCAAACGTTgacattgatttaaataagaatattggCACGCATACAAATTCTGAGTCTAATAATTCAGCAACTTCATTAACGCAAATGCCAAGTAATTCGAAGTCTTTAGAGGTTTTAGGCGGAGTGGGTGCTAGAAATTATTACGAGGACGTTGAAGAAAACACCTTAATTCCTAGATTATCGGCTTTACCTCACAGTGACTCCATGGAAGTGAATACATCATCTTCTGACGACACTGATATGCTGGGGTCGGAGTGCGCCAGTCTTGTTGACAGCCTAGATGACCCCAATTCACCACGCTGTGCCCTATTACGCCGGAGCCGCGCCTCGACACACAGAGCCGATCTTGTACGGTCAGCTATTGATGTGTTGGACCTCCTACCGGAGAATGCTCAAAATGGTGTTAATTCTCCCAAAGAAAAAGGTGAATCTTTTTTCGTAAGAATAAAAGATGGCGATTGTGACTGCGAAAAGGAAAATATGATTGTAGCAGATCATATGCCGGAAACCATTAAGCAGAGATTATTCAGAAGACACAGGAAACGAGAACAACGAATGGAGTGTGTTAAACGGACCAAAGTAAAACAATTGAGAAGAGATGtaagaaacaaacaaaacgaagattataaatttagaaaagaAATTGAGAAAGAGTGTTTTGCCATCGTTAATGCGCTCATTGATGATGTTATAGCAAAGATTGTACAGAATGAATACAAGAATTTAAGAATCAAACAGCAGTCATATAATGTTTTAGCTGCAAAATCCGAAGAGAATTTAAGCAGGAAATCCAATAAAAAAGAGAAACAATCATTGCAATCAAATAAAAGTAGAATGATTCACTCTCAATCGTGTTCAGAATACATTGACAAGAAATTACAGAAATTGAATCAACAACAGCATGTCAAATCTAGTGTTGATTTACCACCAACGGTCGTCGAGCCGAAACCGAAGCGAATTTATCAAAAATCCGAAATTTATGACGGCAGTAAGTGTATAGAAATTCTTGAAATATTAGAGTACGCAAACACTTCTCAAAATTCTTCAGATACTACAAACTCTGACGAAAATCacaataactttataataaaaagcaaGAAGTCAAGAATACCAATTCCTGTTTATGAAAGAATTGAACGTTTACCAAAAAGTAGCagccaaaaaaaatataagaatgaTTGCTCGCGAAGTCAGTCACCTCAGACGAGGGAGAGAAATCAGAAAACCAAGCAGTTATTGGCTAGTATGCTGTTCGATGCATTTGCGGGAGATTCGGGACCGGCTCAAGACACCTCGCACCGTCGTCCACCTGTACCGTGTGAGACCCGCGCGAGGTCCAACTCATTACGGTTTCATAATCCTTTCGATATTATACCTGAAGAGAAAAGCAGTCTGAGTATGGAATCCACAGGTGAAGAGTCCGCTGGACGCCGAGCTTCTGCGCCCAGCCTTGCCGACGACACGTCTATTGAGTTCAACGAAAAACCCAAAGCACAAGAAAGACTGCAGACGCCTAAGTTGCCCACCAAATATCTTAAGAATGCAGGAACGTCTCCTATGCCGGAGCTGAAGCAGCCACAAAAACACGTAGGCACAGCAACATCGCCAAGTCGCAAGTCAGCCGCTACCAGCCCCCGGCGCCCACCACCAGCAGCAG gtTACGAAAAACGGAAGTCGGTAACGACACAGTGCGATGAGAcggtaaaaacaataaaaagtgATACGGAATCAAATAATGTACGAAAAATCAAAAGTCACAATTGTCTCAATAATCACACTAAAGCACCACAGAAGCAAACGAGACCCAAATGCGAGCGGGAGAAGTATAAAAGTTCAGCACAAAGTGTAGGTTGCGATGCGGCGTCGGAGGAAAGCAGCAGCTCGGGTGAATCAGATGCCGCGCTGGTGTCACCAGCCTGGCTTGCAACACGACGCCGACGTCGTGCGCCCCCTGCCACCCGTCTTG GCGAGTGGGCAGTGACGGTGGCAGGTTCTTGTGCGGCCGCCCTCCCTAATGACGTCGAGATGCGGCTACGTTTTCCTGATCCGCGGCCATCCCGTCACAACCCGCATCCCGCATCGCCTCCGCGGCCGGCACATCGTCTTTCGGAATCCTGTACG ATGGGTAGCGAGCGGGCAAGGCGAGGCAGCGAGCGGCTCACTCTCACGGTCAAGAAGGAAGCCTCAG atTCTTCAGTTGTTGCATCAAAGAGCATGAAGAAATCTCGAGATCTCCTACCGGAGCTGCAGGAGACATTTCGCGCTTCCCGCACAGACACACGGAGCTCCCTCAAG ACTCGGCGGGGATGCTCCCTTCATTGCTGGCTTCCGGAAGAAGACTCCGCAAGCATCAG GGCGCGTGGCGATAGTAACGGATCTCTGTGTGTGTCGGGTCGCGGCATCGTGCCGGAACGCAAGCCGCCGCGAGCCCCTTCCATTCGGACTCGACGCTACCCATCCGATATGAGATATTAA
- the LOC123709620 gene encoding uncharacterized protein LOC123709620 isoform X4, whose translation MNGRSDASTSTDDVLKGQPLCLFYFTHPFGVVSPEPPLVTAPPSHLARCFANTPFSTSTPDYCSDSTPLDELLRRDSFSSLLSSSLWLSSGSGERRVLPCHRLPPLRLPSPPPVPTPPKALAPAPPDRVFLPPIQLSLGAPDADREWFRDVTKRPKLSGVRRMLTGLVRRNIEGGTRRRRRRASPGVGRASPSLRRASPALREALRVLRDAWPSPAPLRLRFRGSGDERSTGASGEDSGDTVENTGRDTENQSQAQAMWWGGASPGLLRRRYSVPETIMRKYRLAQQRTEWEEESARESAPACGRCTGECGGVAVGDMRKSALLRVWGRAEQSRCRCGATRSLDGSRCELRQSSRCVTPKRPRLDALSRSPDPTLRLTSSAYSNKSTKSSETALFSTDTSSNFRQKILTNPTDTFSEEYSFTEPSDPTSMPTAKEIPIRTSELREVSSSGSHIDGRVSEDTLNAENEDCNVLPYNQPLSIDTQQYEILEIVVSETLNVQQSRDLNYEGLSSPVRNTTIKSKKIPNINIDEYVSNILVESLNSLTDQLESINASMGYEKRLNIVEKEIKVKLQNTGVNTIVHLSPTSNNQIIFGNEELCNNDGRLGIENDVRNESSVHIRDSALSVETNNNLTSAESVRDNNGNGGRQEPDGFLTVTNNDSVNKAILQQIQKLFKDEFKKSGGEKVISHTQTSNVDIDLNKNIGTHTNSESNNSATSLTQMPSNSKSLEVLGGVGARNYYEDVEENTLIPRLSALPHSDSMEVNTSSSDDTDMLGSECASLVDSLDDPNSPRCALLRRSRASTHRADLVRSAIDVLDLLPENAQNGVNSPKEKGESFFVRIKDGDCDCEKENMIVADHMPETIKQRLFRRHRKREQRMECVKRTKVKQLRRDVRNKQNEDYKFRKEIEKECFAIVNALIDDVIAKIVQNEYKNLRIKQQSYNVLAAKSEENLSRKSNKKEKQSLQSNKSRMIHSQSCSEYIDKKLQKLNQQQHVKSSVDLPPTVVEPKPKRIYQKSEIYDGSKCIEILEILEYANTSQNSSDTTNSDENHNNFIIKSKKSRIPIPVYERIERLPKSSSQKKYKNDCSRSQSPQTRERNQKTKQLLASMLFDAFAGDSGPAQDTSHRRPPVPCETRARSNSLRFHNPFDIIPEEKSSLSMESTGEESAGRRASAPSLADDTSIEFNEKPKAQERLQTPKLPTKYLKNAGTSPMPELKQPQKHVGTATSPSRKSAATSPRRPPPAAGYEKRKSVTTQCDETVKTIKSDTESNNVRKIKSHNCLNNHTKAPQKQTRPKCEREKYKSSAQSVGCDAASEESSSSGESDAALVSPAWLATRRRRRAPPATRLGRSSPDISLQLCRLQNLSWILYAGEWAVTVAGSCAAALPNDVEMRLRFPDPRPSRHNPHPASPPRPAHRLSESCTMGSERARRGSERLTLTVKKEASDSSVVASKSMKKSRDLLPELQETFRASRTDTRSSLKAVVSDSAGMLPSLLASGRRLRKHQGAWR comes from the exons ATGAATGGAAGATCTGATGCGTCAACATCGACAGATGACGTGCTGAAG GGTCAGCCGCTGTGTCTGTTTTACTTCACGCACCCATTTGGCGTGGTGTCTCCGGAGCCACCGTTGGTAACAGCGCCGCCGTCGCACTTGGCGCGCTGCTTTGCCAACACGCCTTTTAGCACCTCAACGCCGGACTACTGCTCCGACTCTACGCCGCTTGACGAGCTGCTGCGCCGGGACTCTTTCTCCTCGCTGCTCTCCAGCTCGTTATGGCTGAGTTCGGGGAGCGGCGAGCGGCGCGTGCTACCGTGCCACAGACTTCCGCCATTGCGATTGCCCTCCCCGCCGCCTGTTCCAACGCCGCCCAAAGCCCTCGCTCCCGCACCGCCCGACAGAGTTTTCTTGCCCCCGATACAACTTTCCCTTGGAGCTCCCGACGCAGATCGGGAATGGTTTAGGGATGTGACTAAACGGCCAAAGCTCAGTGGCGTACGCAGGATGCTGACCGGGTTGGTGCGCAGAAATATTGAAG GCGGGACAAGACGGCGTCGTCGACGAGCATCGCCTGGTGTGGGACGAGCGTCTCCATCTTTACGACGAGCATCGCCGGCGTTGAGGGAGGCTTTGCGGGTGCTGAGGGACGCCTGGCCATCGCCTGCGCCACTGCGGCTCCG TTTCAGAGGTTCCGGTGACGAACGCAGCACCGGCGCAAGCGGAGAAGATAGTGGTGATACAGTAGAAAACACTGGTAGAGACACAGAGAATCAAAGCCAGGCGCAGGCTATGTGGTGGGGTGGCGCATCCCCCGGCCTGCTGCGGCGCCGCTACTCTGTTCCCGAGACTATAATGAGgaa ATATCGGTTGGCTCAACAGCGCACTGAGTGGGAAGAGGAAAGTGCGCGGGAGTCGGCGCCGGCATGTGGGCGGTGCACGGGTGAATGCGGAGGCGTCGCTGTGGGTGACATGCGAAAGTCTGCCTTATTACGAGTGTGGGGTCGCGCCGAGCAGTCGCGCTGCCGTTGCGGCGCCACGCGCTCTCTCGACGGATCCCGATGCGAGCTAAGACAGTCGTCACGCTGCGTTACTCCTAAACGGCCCCGTCTCGATGCTTTATCACGCTCTCCCGATCCAACCCTAAGACTCACATCTAGTGCATATTCCAATAAATCTACGAAAAGTTCAGAAACAGCGCTATTTTCAACTGATACCAGTTCTAATTTTCGACAGAAAATTCTAACAAATCCCACTGATACATTTTCCGAAGAATACTCGTTCACAGAACCGTCTGACCCTACGTCAATGCCAACCGCTAAAGAGATCCCTATTCGAACCAGCGAACTACGTGAAGTGTCATCGAGCGGCAGTCATATTGATGGTCGTGTCAGCGAGGACACGCTCAACGCGGAAAATGAAGATTGCAATGTCCTCCCTTACAACCAGCCTCTGTCCATCGATACACAACAATATGAGATTCTTGAAATCGTGGTTTCGGAGACGTTAAACGTCCAACAGAGCCGGGATTTAAATTATGAAGGCTTGTCGAGTCCAGTCAGAAATACGACTATCAAAAGTAAGAAAATTCCAAATATCAATATAGATGAGTATGTATCTAATATATTAGTTGAAAGTTTGAATTCACTTACTGACCAATTAGAGTCTATAAACGCTTCCATGGGATATGAAAAAAGACTAAACATTGTTGAGAAAGAAATCAAAGTAAAGTTACAAAATACAGGGGTTAACACAATTGTCCACCTTAGTCCTACTTCTAATAATCAAATCATATTTGGGAATGAAGAACTTTGTAATAATGATGGTAGACTAGGAATCGAGAATGACGTGAGAAATGAGAGCAGCGTTCATATAAGAGACAGTGCATTAAGCGTTGAGACGAATAATAATCTTACCTCAGCAGAGAGTGTTAGGGATAACAACGGCAACGGTGGTCGGCAGGAACCAGATGGCTTTTTGACTGTTACCAACAATGACTCCGTTAACAAAGCAATTTTACAGCAGATACAGAAACTTTTTAAAGATGAATTTAAAAAGAGTGGGGGTGAGAAAGTAATTTCTCATACACAAACATCAAACGTTgacattgatttaaataagaatattggCACGCATACAAATTCTGAGTCTAATAATTCAGCAACTTCATTAACGCAAATGCCAAGTAATTCGAAGTCTTTAGAGGTTTTAGGCGGAGTGGGTGCTAGAAATTATTACGAGGACGTTGAAGAAAACACCTTAATTCCTAGATTATCGGCTTTACCTCACAGTGACTCCATGGAAGTGAATACATCATCTTCTGACGACACTGATATGCTGGGGTCGGAGTGCGCCAGTCTTGTTGACAGCCTAGATGACCCCAATTCACCACGCTGTGCCCTATTACGCCGGAGCCGCGCCTCGACACACAGAGCCGATCTTGTACGGTCAGCTATTGATGTGTTGGACCTCCTACCGGAGAATGCTCAAAATGGTGTTAATTCTCCCAAAGAAAAAGGTGAATCTTTTTTCGTAAGAATAAAAGATGGCGATTGTGACTGCGAAAAGGAAAATATGATTGTAGCAGATCATATGCCGGAAACCATTAAGCAGAGATTATTCAGAAGACACAGGAAACGAGAACAACGAATGGAGTGTGTTAAACGGACCAAAGTAAAACAATTGAGAAGAGATGtaagaaacaaacaaaacgaagattataaatttagaaaagaAATTGAGAAAGAGTGTTTTGCCATCGTTAATGCGCTCATTGATGATGTTATAGCAAAGATTGTACAGAATGAATACAAGAATTTAAGAATCAAACAGCAGTCATATAATGTTTTAGCTGCAAAATCCGAAGAGAATTTAAGCAGGAAATCCAATAAAAAAGAGAAACAATCATTGCAATCAAATAAAAGTAGAATGATTCACTCTCAATCGTGTTCAGAATACATTGACAAGAAATTACAGAAATTGAATCAACAACAGCATGTCAAATCTAGTGTTGATTTACCACCAACGGTCGTCGAGCCGAAACCGAAGCGAATTTATCAAAAATCCGAAATTTATGACGGCAGTAAGTGTATAGAAATTCTTGAAATATTAGAGTACGCAAACACTTCTCAAAATTCTTCAGATACTACAAACTCTGACGAAAATCacaataactttataataaaaagcaaGAAGTCAAGAATACCAATTCCTGTTTATGAAAGAATTGAACGTTTACCAAAAAGTAGCagccaaaaaaaatataagaatgaTTGCTCGCGAAGTCAGTCACCTCAGACGAGGGAGAGAAATCAGAAAACCAAGCAGTTATTGGCTAGTATGCTGTTCGATGCATTTGCGGGAGATTCGGGACCGGCTCAAGACACCTCGCACCGTCGTCCACCTGTACCGTGTGAGACCCGCGCGAGGTCCAACTCATTACGGTTTCATAATCCTTTCGATATTATACCTGAAGAGAAAAGCAGTCTGAGTATGGAATCCACAGGTGAAGAGTCCGCTGGACGCCGAGCTTCTGCGCCCAGCCTTGCCGACGACACGTCTATTGAGTTCAACGAAAAACCCAAAGCACAAGAAAGACTGCAGACGCCTAAGTTGCCCACCAAATATCTTAAGAATGCAGGAACGTCTCCTATGCCGGAGCTGAAGCAGCCACAAAAACACGTAGGCACAGCAACATCGCCAAGTCGCAAGTCAGCCGCTACCAGCCCCCGGCGCCCACCACCAGCAGCAG gtTACGAAAAACGGAAGTCGGTAACGACACAGTGCGATGAGAcggtaaaaacaataaaaagtgATACGGAATCAAATAATGTACGAAAAATCAAAAGTCACAATTGTCTCAATAATCACACTAAAGCACCACAGAAGCAAACGAGACCCAAATGCGAGCGGGAGAAGTATAAAAGTTCAGCACAAAGTGTAGGTTGCGATGCGGCGTCGGAGGAAAGCAGCAGCTCGGGTGAATCAGATGCCGCGCTGGTGTCACCAGCCTGGCTTGCAACACGACGCCGACGTCGTGCGCCCCCTGCCACCCGTCTTGGTAGGTCATCGCCTGACATTAGCTTACAGCTTTGCCGACTCCAAAATCTATCATGGATCCTATATGCAGGCGAGTGGGCAGTGACGGTGGCAGGTTCTTGTGCGGCCGCCCTCCCTAATGACGTCGAGATGCGGCTACGTTTTCCTGATCCGCGGCCATCCCGTCACAACCCGCATCCCGCATCGCCTCCGCGGCCGGCACATCGTCTTTCGGAATCCTGTACG ATGGGTAGCGAGCGGGCAAGGCGAGGCAGCGAGCGGCTCACTCTCACGGTCAAGAAGGAAGCCTCAG atTCTTCAGTTGTTGCATCAAAGAGCATGAAGAAATCTCGAGATCTCCTACCGGAGCTGCAGGAGACATTTCGCGCTTCCCGCACAGACACACGGAGCTCCCTCAAG GCGGTTGTTTCAGACTCGGCGGGGATGCTCCCTTCATTGCTGGCTTCCGGAAGAAGACTCCGCAAGCATCAG GGCGCGTGGCGATAG